From Solanum lycopersicum chromosome 4, SLM_r2.1:
aaattaaactatacccctatggtataattagttatgaatatttgtcatttcatataattttcccaATAAAAATTAGGAGATAATAGTACCCCCGTGAAAATAAAGTTTCACTAAACTTCAATTATACCTCAAAAGATATCTATAGGTTTCCCCTCAATTCAATAATATCTTTTGAACTTATATACATCTTTCATGAAATGAAACCTATAGGTATTTTTTGGAACCATTTTgttgttatatattatttgatatttgatattcatattattgAAGAAACgactttatttattataataacacATATTTGTTAAATAGGGTGAGTAGAGCTGTTCTGAAATATTTGCACCATATATGCCTTTTTCAGGAGTCCGAAACTtaaagggtacaaaatattaacaaaaattctaaaacggtatataaaattttatattaaccaaaacggtaaaatcgctgcagGTGCAGCGACTTACCTCACCTGAAAAGGTAAAATCACTGCTGAGGCAAcgattttgcaaaaaaaaaaatttgtaataaaaaaatgaaatcgctgcctaagcagcgatttcaaaattttgtttcttaCAAATCGCTGTCTTGGCAGcgatttcatattattttttaattatattttttttaaaaaaaataatgtatatcgctgccagtgcagcgatttataaaaagaaattattttttaaaaaaaaatcgctGTCTAGGCAGTCACAAGAAGCTTCCGAGCTTTTTTCAATAAACCATTATATGACTCAGACACATTTATCGTCATGGCACCCCATCTACGACCACCATCCTTATACATTGTCCATTTTTCCAAAGGAAATTCATTTAACCATTCACATGCTGCAGGAGACAATGTTTTGATTTGTTGCATCCGTTGCGTAAACTTTTTCTCCTGATGCTCAGTAGCAGCCAACAACATTAGATTTTCGAGTTCactatttacaaattttttattaaaattcgcTTTTAAGTATCGAACACTAAAAtctatgatatgtgttgggtggaCTCAACCAATCATAAGATTGAACGCACTGCAAGATTCCTTGATGACGGTCAGAAATAAGACCAATTCCTTGTCGTTCATAAACTACATGTGTCCATAATAACTTGAGAAACCATGACCAAGACTCAAAACTCTCACGTGCAACTAAAGCATATGCAAGtggaaaaatatttctattcGCATCAATTCCAACCGCAATTAACAATTTGATATCATACAAACCATAAAGATGTGTGTCGTCGATAGAAATGACCGGCCTACAACTTTTGAAACCATCAATGCTCTGTTTAAAAgcccaaaaaagaaatttaaaaatttgctcACCTTGCATTGTTGTAGAATGATGCTCCCACTCAATAATAGTACCTGGATTGAATAATTGTAGTGCAGCCATGTATCGAGGTAATGCCTTAAATGAACTTTTAAAATCACCATAAACCATTCGAAATGCTTTTCTTCGACCTTTTTGTGCTTTTCTATAACTAGGAGTATAGTGATGTTTTTCTTTGATAATTTCACGGATCATCTTATTATCTATGTCCGAATTTTGCATAACATATGGTATTAATGAAGTGACAAACATGTTATCATTCAAATTGAAATGATCCTCCTTATAGTTATCTGTAAGACAAGTATGCGGTTCAATCATTTTTCCTGTCTTCCACATACCCCTTGAAATCTCTCTAAACCGAATCATCCAATCATCcgatattataattttttttatataaaatcgttgttttaacatttttttttaaaaaatagcttCCTGCagtgatttataaaaaaaattatacaaataaatcgctgcctaggcagcgatttttttttaaaaaattatttttataaatcgctgcactggcagcgatataccttattttaaaaaatatgtatataattaaaaaataatatgaaatcgCTGCCAAGACAGCGATTTGTAAGAagcaaaattttgaaatcgctgcaatttttttttgcaaaattgcTGCCGCAActgcgattttactttttcaggtGAGGTAAGTCACTGCGCCTGCaacgattttaccgttttgattaatataaaattttatataccgttttaaaatttttattaatattttgtaccctttaAGTTTCGAACTCCCTTTTTCAGCCCTACATATTTAACTATTGTTCCCCACTTAgattacaacaaaaataacaggGTAAactaattttacaaataaagtgtgaaaaaaataaaatatatcgaCTCACTTTTAACTTAAGTGATCCCTCATTGAGGCTAGTATAAAATGtagaaaatcaaattattaaaaaatttaattggatAATTTGATTTTAGACATTTTATGCGCAGCCTTAATGAGAAAAAGTACAAAGCAAAAGTTCATACTAAACATAAACTGTTCGATTACATACTTTTTAGTTAtgatcatttatttatttttaatatttttttaattgttaatctCTAGTTATATCATACCGCTccatataaaaagtaaaaataattgaagtgaCAATATTCTTAATAATACATTCGACTATAATATCAATATAACATTTcagaatcaaaatttaaaatctaataaTTGATAACTAACTTTTACTAATAACTATAAAACTAATaatccaaaatttaaaagtttcaaATCGAATACTAAATGTCTACCCTTGTTCCGACAGATAGCCAAGTGATCTATTCCGCATAAGGAAACTGTGCTTTTAATTCATTTGACTTTTCTCTTGTCATTTAGGTATCGATTTTGGAAACGGCAATTTGTTGACAAGTGACAGTCTATCATGGCATGGCCATGAACAACTTTTCTACCTAAACATCGTTCAAGTAATGTTCGTGAAGTATGAATTTATGATCTTGCTGAATGGAGGAGGTATAATTTTTAACAcgagtttaaaatttaaagaagtAGACACACGAATTTTCGAAGggagtttaatatttattatatataacgTAAAAGGATCAAAAATACTCTTGAACTATTAGAAATAGCTCAAATATAcctctaaattatattttggctTAAATTTATCCTTTCCCTCAAATtatagggtcaaaaataccctccTAATTAACAGGATCTGTTAAACGCCACTTGAATGTCATGTGGTATCACATAAGCCAAAAGAGTTTCACTTATGCCACGTAGAAAATAAACTTACCTCTAATTTCTCccaattttctctattttcctTAGAATTTAGAAACGATTTCACTGAAGAACATAAATACTTTTTTCCTTAGAACTTATGTATTATGTGAAATCATTCTAAGGAAATGGAGAAATGAGGAAAAAGGGTTTTATGTTCTTCAGTGAAGTCGTTTCTAAATTCTACGGAAAATAGAAAACATTGGGGAAAATTAGAGGTAAGTTTATTAGTCTATGTGGCACGAGTGGAACACTATTGACTTATGTGTCATGCCACATGACGTCCACATGGCATTTCAATTGCGTTTAATCGAATCTGTTAATaagaaaggtatttttgaccctataGTTTGATGTTAAGGGTAAATTTGAGCAATTTCTGATAGTTCAAAGGTATTTTTGACCATTTTCcttatacataataaaaattaatcatatataaataataaaaacatttcaCTGAAGAAGATTCGTATGAATCTCTGAAGCTATGTTGGCTCCGCCTCTAATCTCGctaattaaaaagttaaattatattttaaacttttaaatttaactatTGCTGCTTGACGTAGCTATTCTATGTAAAATTCATTTGTCCTATTTCAActagaaaagaaagagagaaaaaaagaatagtatAATCTTAAATTAATATGTTGAGCTATATATCTCGTGAAACATGCACGTAATTTATTAcacaatgaattttttaaaggaGAAAGCATGGAGCTCCTCGAAGACATAATTCACATTTAAGTGTCTTTAATgtttatttataaatgaaaactaataaaatattatagaaaataCTCAGCATCACGTATTACTTCAATAtttgttattaaaaatatttattaaaaatcatttatcaatttataaatcaagctagaattaattaaaaaattgatgaacgcttaaattaaatttttgaaaaaatatgaatataacaaAGTTATCAATGGATGGTATtcgaattatttataatttgtaaaaacgtgtaaaagaaaaatacgGACAAATCATATGAGATCGAGAGAATATGTAGATGTagttttgttttcctttaacGACAGCCACTGACTGAACCCATATCCGATCCTTGccctttctttttgttttctttcgtatttcatgtattaaaatattaaaaaaaattcgtgTTTAGAGTCTaaaaggtataaaatattaataaaaattttaaaatggtatataaaattttatattaattagaatGATAAAATCGCTGAAATAACAGCGATTTTCTTCgccggaaaaagcaaaattgTTGCTACCGCAGTGattgcaaaatgtgatttttgttaaaaaagaaattcaaatgattttcaattaaaaaaaatggaattctttaaaaaaaattaaaaaaatggaaatcagcgattttccaaaaaaaaacatattttgctATTTCTAGTGGAGAAAATCGATATTATTCCAGCAATTTTActgttttggttaatataaaattttatataccattttaaaatttttattaatattttattcacttTAGACTTCgaactcaaaaaaaattccGCAAAGTTGACATGATAAcactaaactatttttttaatttcaagttGGAACAGCTGGTAAAACTTTGTGTTGAATAAACATATTAGAAACAATGCgagtagaaaatataaaattatttatgaaaggtttcataattaaatgaaattagtTTATAGAGTTTCATTGTTTTGTctgttattgatttatttattttgtagagGTGTAGGTAACCAAACATTGGAAGATGAAAATTATGTGGCTGCCGTACCGACGCTTTTAATGCTTGAAAATTCCCATCTGTCGTTTCTCTCCGCCACATTATTATTATCgaattaaaattatgtaaattcATTGTTGTAATTTTGTAgcaaactaaaattttatattacaaGATTTGTTATCAAACATTACTAACCAAAGATCTATAGATATGTATAtcgagagagaaaaaagaaacgTTTTGCATGATCTCTATCTCAAATAATAGCTAATGAAAATAGAATGACGCAATTTTAAATCTCTAATAAGGTaatttatagatattttttaGTGCATAAGTTTTATCCTTTAATCAGAATATCAAATGCAATTTGATTGTATATATTCTTCATTGTTTCTAGATTCACAGTAAttgttccttttcttttttacggaaagaaagaaattttaatttttctccgctttaaaaagaatgattttttataacattttaatatcAGTTTTTCACGAGACATGTTTAAGGCGATAAgattaaatgataattttatacatttaacataattttaatttagacgGAGGAAACATATATTAAGAAAACCAAACCGAAACAAGCGTATAATGAAAGACGTAGAAACCTATATATATTACTGTGAATTAATTGCAAATGACTTTTACACATCATATAATagggaaaaaaaatcattttacaggaaaaacaagaaaattataaaagtttttCTCTGTCTCAATAGAATTAGTacgataataacagatagtattaaataatattagtatttactgtgtactaatcctagtcctattaggattagtattccttaatcctagtcctattaggattagtactctttcctatatctcctatatatatctcgtATTCCCTTATTAGTTCAACACTtgaatacaatcaatattccttcatggtatcaagagccagaaaacctagatcttcttttctctaggtttttttctctctttagggcaccgatcgttccctctcttctcttgggcggcggcagccataACGActgaggtggatcctctcgattcacttccttctggcgttaaactccttctcaggcatcttcatgccctgattcccgaaaaattatcagacataaattaccctacatggaaaatcaccgttcttacagcctTTGAGgtcaattaccttctcaaatacgtcgatggaagcacagaaccgccgccaGCAGTCATCACCAccacggacaaatcagaaaaaaccaatccagcccatgccgcctggaaagccgtggatggccagatccgatcatgtttgattacggtcatctctcccatggttcagaaacacgtctgatcctacacaactgcttcagccctgtggacggccctcgaaacacgctatgcatcaatttcccactctcatatttttcaattgcgtgatcatctccacacaattaccaaaggcacgaaaactatggcggagtatttagacgaggtctccaccatcatcacagccctcgacaccgtgaacgaaatcatttccgaaaaagatctcgtcatgtgcgtcgttcgggggctcccatcagcttactcctccattaaacaggcggttcgcatcagtccaacgcccgttgacctgactactctctcctcgtggctaaaaagtgaagaaatcaacgtggatctggagagcaaacttcttctccgagaagtcgttgttatggagccggccactGCCCTCActgcaagccagaactatcgcggggggcgtggtggcggccggTAGAGGAGCCGCGGCGCctacggcagaaacagcggaggccgcgggcgtggcggtcggcagggcagtcgtacgccgtacgacggtcagcagcacgacagcaacaacagcctgcactccttcggcagcggcgggcagtcatcttccagtggcgggcagggcacttacgagcgggatcgtccaacttgtcaaatctgtcagaaaacaggacacaccgctgttcgttgctggtttcggtatgaggagagccgaaatagtgataatcgtgccaattatgcatctcaagccgatCCTTCCTCTGAgtggctgttggatactggggccaacatgcacgttacttctgatctatccaagcttaacgctccaaatccatatcatggcttcaatggtattactgttggcaacggtgagtcccttaatatttctcacactggcacgggtaccattaaaacccccaccgttatctttcacctaggtaaccttacccacgtcccttctattaaaaccaatctcctttcagttcaccaattcacaaaagacaataattgctcactcttgttcacctctaatgattttcaaatcctagacaatactaccaagagggtgatttttcagggccctgtgagcatggtctgtacgttcttcctggcacaagttcgtctgcccacccagtttcagaaagcgttcctgtggctccggtggctctttcggctgatggccacagtctgttgtggcacagtcgtctgggtcacccatctactcaaataataaattctttaatgtctcaattaggtttttcttccattcatgtaaacaattgtgactcctgttcaattgctaaatctcataaattaccttttactttatctgagaagcgtacaactgtaCCTTTTCAACTTATCCATTCTGACATATGAGGTCCTActgttgttccttcatttgctggttttcgctattatatttattttgtggatgattttacaaaatacacttggttgtacccactaaaacacaaatcacaggcatacaccacctgtcacttttgaaaaaatggtccaaacacaattcaattctcatgttaaactttttcgaagtgacaatggaaaggaatatgtcaaTAACAtgtttggccagtttctgcaatccctgggaattatacatcaaacctcctgtccatacactcacgaacagaatggggtggctgagcgtaagcatcgccatctcattgaaacggtggttactcttctacatcaatctcatctccctgtctcctttggggtagaagctctagccaccgcaaactacctcattaacagaatgcccagtcacactctctccaacaaatcaccctatcaactcctttaccacgAACTTctcaattataccaacctccgcgtctttgggtgtcttgcctacccttggctatgccctcatattactcacaaattacaaccccgatcccatccttgtatttttttgggctatcatcctacctccaagggttatcgttgtcttgacccacaaactcataaagtctacatatctcgtcatgtcaaatttgtcgaaaatgagtttccctacgagtctatttcctccccCACAagtacatcattcattggcgtccttcccctttttccaacatactcacagggtccctcaccacctttcCCCaaacctccacccactacccaaccacccctcatcacctcttcgaccgtcacccacaatacacccgcaaccaccacccacactcacaaccaacccgaaccaccccatacccacaacatctccagcccgatccgttttgggtccttcccggccacccccgaatcaccaccaCTCGTGCCACCCCCAATACTCATctcatgttaacccgtggcaaagccggtatctttaaacccaaaacctttcaggctaccatactaccaaatacaccccttcccgatagtgaaccaacaacatactctgttgcctcaaaaaatgcttattggcgtcatgctatagatgacgagtttaaggctttgactggtcagaaaacttgggtccttgtacctaagccccatgggcggcacccagtaggctgtaaatgggtgtacaaaattaaacacaatgcagatggcagtatttccaggtacaaggctcgtttggttgctaaaggctacaatcaggagtatgggcttgattactccgagacattcaatcctgttattcggcaggaaaccattcgcctggtactgtcactcgctgtgcgcaacaattggctcatcaatcagttggatgtttccaatgcttttcttcatggcatgcttgatgaaactatctacatgacgcaaccaccgggctatgttgatccccttttccctcaacatgtttgcaaactccagaagtctctgtatgggttcaagcaagccccccgtgcttggtacacacgtctgaaaacgtttctccagggactcggcttcacgtgttgcgtacacgacacgagtctgtctattcgacattcagcacacggtacagtcattcttcttgtctatgtagatgatatcattattacaggctctactgcagctatcattcaggatgtcactcgacctatgcatactaccttcaaaatgaaggaccttggccctttacattattttctgggaatggaggtttctcggacaggcagcagcttgtttcttcatcagtcaaaatatgcttgagatctgttgcagaaagctggactggaaaaatgcaccagtcaaccaacaccgatggcagtctcttcgtctacgaatggagccgacactccctttgccgatatcacccacttccgcagcctcattggggctctacagtatctagccattacccgtcctgacatccagtttgctgtcaaccgagttgctcagcgcatgcatcaaccaagtgaacatgattactattgtctaaaacgcattctcaggtacatttttggcactcttggtcgtggtttactcattcgacccggggacttggagcttcggggtttctcagattcagattgggtgaatgataaaaatgacataaaatctACATCGGGATTTCTcgtttttttggggccgaacctgatctcctggtgtacaaaaaaacaacccaaggtctctcggtcctcgactgaagctgaataccgcgcccttgctcttcttgctgctgagaccatgtgtgtcacatatattcttcgcgaactccgcgccactcacactgttcctgctctctattgtgacaacaaatcaaccatctgtgtggctaagaattccgtcctacacaccagaatgaagcatgttgataccgattgtctctttgttcgcgatgaagttcaggccggcaccatgactgtgcagtatgtacccactgaagaacaaccggctgatattctcaccaagcctctcccgagacgacagcacgattacctcagttccaagcttccgttcgcttccgctcagctcagcttgagggggataataacagatagtattaaataaatagtattaaataatattagtatttactgtgtactaatcctagtcctattaggattagtactccttaatccaatcctattaggattagtactccttaatgctagtcctattaggattagtactccttcttatatctcctatatatatctcccatgtattcccttattagttCAACACTtgaatacaatcaatattccttcacgATGAaactaaagtttttttttctaattacataaataaaataaactagcCCCAGACACCTCATCTAGCTAGCTATTGGATATTTTTtacgaaaaaaaaagaagaaaggaatATATAGAAGTCCACGAAAAGAATTCAAAACACAAGAATATTCTTATGATGAAGACGTTAGATTACCATTGGAAAATGGAGAATTATTTATCGAAATGAGTCGTTCTTAAAAATTTCCACATTAAACTTCAAAGCATATGGTGCTCTATTAGTtttgttcttaaattattttatattttttaataatgacTTGTCTAGTCTTCAAGAAGTTTCTGATGCTAAACCACTTTATTCTACTGCTTTTGTAAAGTTAAATATAGCTCAACTACGTTGAATTATATTCTATAATAATTCAATGAAATATAAAACGTGTAAacagtatatttttttaaaaaaacttttcttaaaatttcagtTTGCTTAATAtagtttataaagtaaaaagtgaattgaaaaataagttatataataatattaaacttgaaatttccataatcaaataaaataattcaaaatatattttttaaaaatagaatatttttataatcaaaCCAATTTGCGTAATGTATTGTATAGACACTGATATAGAAATTGTTTCCGATCATTTATTCCTTCTTACAgtattcatatttttagaaaGTAATGGTAAAAAtcttcaagaaaaaaaagaaaatctcttAAGTAACAACTTGGTACCAAATTATTTGTCATAAAATTACTTCTAACTTTAAAAACATCTGTTTACATATCCttattcaaataatttaaaacagtAGAAAAGATTAATTAATTTCCCCAAAATATTCATGcttaagacatgaagagaagcCAACAACGATAAAATATTCGCATCAaatgtttatattaaattattagatatttaaatttttagtttattttactttattaaattacataataatgaaaaattaaattaattaatgggaataagttttttccaaaatttatcGAAAATTTACTTATTCAATATCAAACTCATCTATGTTTTTGACCATTCCTTTTGAcctcaaaatataattcattataaatataaatacagaATTTTCTTCATCCACTTTCCATTTTCTTCATTACAATTCCCCATAAACCTCTAATTTTCTTCTCAAATTCtgtaaaaaaaaacacacacaaaaaaaaaatttgtaatttgcATTTTTCAGTGATGCCCAAGTGCTTCAGCTTCACCGCAGCTAAAAACCGGTGCCTCAAATCCACTTTCAGTAGCCGAGGACTCCGATCTACTTTCACTGACCTCAAAGATGGTACCATAATGCATTGCTGGGTACCCAAATCCAAAAAACCGACCCGACCCGATTTGGTCCTGATCCATGGATTCGGAGCCAATTCCATGTGGCAATGGAGCGAAACGGTTCGGATCCTTTCCCGTCACTTCAACGTCTACGTCCCGGACTTACTCTTCTTCGGCGACTCGTACACCACTCGGCCGGAACGAACTGAATCGTTTCAAGCTCAGTGTGTGAAGCGAGTTATGGAGGAGAACTCGGTGACGAAGATGAGCGTTGTAGGGCTGAGCTACGGCGGATTTGTGGCGTATGATTTCGCTGCGCAATTTGGGGATTGTGTTGAGAAAGTGGTGATTTGCTGCGCGGGAGTTTGTTTGGAGGAGAAGGATTTGAAGGAAGGGCTATTTGCGGTGAGTAGTGTGGAGGATGCGGCGAATATATTGCTGCCGCAGACGGCGGAGCAAATGAGAGAGCTTATGGGTTATACGTTTGTTAAAGCTCCGGCCAAAGTGTTGCCGTCCTGCTTGCTTACTGACTTCATCGATGTAagtctctcttcttcttttttttccattttatttactttcctttttaattgtttaaaaatatatataccgTTCCTTTTTGGTGCGGTcacaaaactaaaactaaaagacattttgatatttttttcaaatcacATTAAAATCTCACAAACAAATTGACACGATAAGAATGGTAATTATTGATAgtgttaattatgatttagcacCACTTTCGTCCCTATATTATTGGagaattaaaaattgatttttcattttgaagattagtgTCTGAATTaacgaaaattttgaaatataatattttatgtcaTTGGAATATACTAATTTTGCTTCAAAAATCTATGTTTTAGTTCACGTAATATGGAGGgaatagttttttcttcttaaattcaATTGTAGTATATGTTGTTGAGAAGCAAAGACAATGAATGcgttgtgacggaccgttgaaATAGATGTACCAgtttaatgttataataactatttaattatttgatctTATATAATAGATAGAATCGGATAAATTTATTCGCATCGAGTGCTTATATCAAGTCAATACATGCATgtcatgtgtttaaatttatagttcatttatttcattaaatcatataataatgcATTTTGCACTGACTTGATATAAACACCTGATCcagataagttttttttttatgaaatcttATAATATAATAGGAGTCTAAGCAAGGATTACTGCCTCCGCCTCTATACCTAATTACTTTGTTTGTTATTAGGTGTTCCTTTTTagttgtctatttttatttgttcattttgataaattaaaaaatatcaaaagaaaaattgattattatactctcaattaattactttaaaaaaaaagaaactttttaaaaaatataaaattttaatccaTCTACTTTATAATAAACAGGGATATAATAGTAAACTCGGAATATTAATAGGTATACCAATTTTAAAAATCGATAAGTAATTAAGAATATGTAATA
This genomic window contains:
- the LOC101255986 gene encoding uncharacterized protein isoform X1; translation: MPKCFSFTAAKNRCLKSTFSSRGLRSTFTDLKDGTIMHCWVPKSKKPTRPDLVLIHGFGANSMWQWSETVRILSRHFNVYVPDLLFFGDSYTTRPERTESFQAQCVKRVMEENSVTKMSVVGLSYGGFVAYDFAAQFGDCVEKVVICCAGVCLEEKDLKEGLFAVSSVEDAANILLPQTAEQMRELMGYTFVKAPAKVLPSCLLTDFIDEMFTQYVEEKKELLLAIAKDRKLSDLPKITQPTLIVWGDQDKIFPLELGHRLKRFISPTGHLGENAQMVVIKNAGHGFLYEKPRDFHKPLKAFLLGTTKSAPPQDQT
- the LOC101255986 gene encoding uncharacterized protein isoform X2, whose translation is MPKCFSFTAAKNRCLKSTFSSRGLRSTFTDLKDGTIMHCWVPKSKKPTRPDLVLIHGFGANSMWQWSETVRILSRHFNVYVPDLLFFGDSYTTRPERTESFQAQCVKRVMEENSVTKMSVVGLSYGGFVAYDFAAQFGDCVEKVVICCAGVCLEEKDLKEGLFAVSSVEDAANILLPQTAEQMRELMGYTFVKAPAKVLPSCLLTDFIDEMFTQYVEEKKELLLAIAKDRKLSDLPKITQPTLIVWGDQDKIFPLELGHRLKRHLGENAQMVVIKNAGHGFLYEKPRDFHKPLKAFLLGTTKSAPPQDQT